A portion of the Cryptomeria japonica chromosome 5, Sugi_1.0, whole genome shotgun sequence genome contains these proteins:
- the LOC131063458 gene encoding photosystem I reaction center subunit N, chloroplastic, with translation MAVAMAGTLATTNSASSLTVNLNAECIKPSLRSHSPSLARLPKSRLVVRAQANPKTDNTNGRRAAVVGLGAALFSAFAISGNANAGLVEDLLAKSAANKDLNDAKRLATSGANIARAYTVQFGICQFPYNFTGCQDLARLKNVPFLTDDIKLECQGKAKYRCGSNVFWQGK, from the exons ATGGCAGTGGCAATGGCAGGCACGTTGGCAACAACAAACAGTGCATCATCTCTCACTGTTAATCTGAATGCAGAGTGCATCAAACCTTCACTCAGAAGCCATTCTCCTTCCCTTGCTCGGTTACCCAAGTCAAGATTGGTTGTGAGAGCTCAAGCCAACCCTAAGACTGACAACACCAATGGAAGGAGAGCAGCAGTGGTGGGACTGGGTGCAGCTCTTTTCTCTGCCTTTGCCATCTCTGGGAATGCCAATGCTGGTTTGGTTGAAGATCTCTTAGCTAAAAGTGCTGCTAACAAG GATCTGAACGATGCAAAGAGGTTGGCTACAAGTGGAGCAAACATTGCCAGGGCTTATACTGTTCAATTTGGCATATGCCAATTCCCATATAATTTCACTGGCTGCCAAGATCTGGCCAGGTTAAAG AATGTACCATTTTTGACAGATGATATTAAACTGGAGTGCCAAGGGAAGGCAAAATATAGGTGTGGTTCCAATGTTTTCTGGCAGGGGAAATAG